The nucleotide window AGGGAGTTCGCGGCTGAGTTGTCCTAATGACCACGCGCAGTTACTCCGCACTGCTGAGATGGGATCTTGGCGCATCGCTTCAATGATGGGGGGAATGGCGGCGATGATGGCTTCGTAACTGACCGCAGACATTTGGGCTAAGGAACTGGCCGCCCAGAGTCTAACGGCGGAAATATCGGTTTTTAGGGCATTTAAGAGGGGTTGCAAGGAACGGCGATCGCGACAGTTGCCCAAAGCCCAAACGACGCCTTTTCGCACGTAGCCATTCCAGTCGCGGTTAAGCTGCGCGATCAAGGATTCTACGGCATCTGGACTGGGGTTGCGACCCAAAGCATAAGCCGCACTGACCCGAATCAGGGGACACACATCGGTCAGCAAGCCGATAAGATGGG belongs to Desertifilum tharense IPPAS B-1220 and includes:
- a CDS encoding HEAT repeat domain-containing protein, whose product is MMDDDDFSALNLDAEFDSPLDDLEPVDAQPEEEKPDPEVMLLLLQSLDNQQRMLAARAFCEIQDARAIPHLIGLLTDVCPLIRVSAAYALGRNPSPDAVESLIAQLNRDWNGYVRKGVVWALGNCRDRRSLQPLLNALKTDISAVRLWAASSLAQMSAVSYEAIIAAIPPIIEAMRQDPISAVRSNCAWSLGQLSRELPSNVVYATAVDALIETFAEDEDLGVREDAKASLLKVGDPRALQVIEELEQEGWF